TGTGTTCGATTTAGAGAACGAACGACGTTGTGGCGCTTGCGTTGTAATTTAAGAAATAACTACTCTTTTCCTGGGCGCTTCCTGCAATCTCCCTGTTATGTGTCAATGCGAGATGAATTTTCGGAGACGACGCCTTACACAAATCCTGAACGGAACGATGTTGCAAGAGGATTGATACGCATCAAATCTACCTTTCCGTCGTTGCTGAAACGTGGCTGAAACTACACATACTCTTCCACCGGACCTTCTTCAAGTGCAATACTTTTCACTGACTGCTTCCTTAAACTTATCCTGCCGGTAACGACCGGCGCCTTGCACCTAGGGATACACCTTCTGTTGTAaataattgtttgtttattacTTTTCGAAATGCGCTTATTTGCTCCGCACTGCACCGGTTGTTGGTGCGTGGTTGTTTCGTGTAACGAAATTCGGTGTGCCTTGACCAGTTGCTTCGCTGTGGATATCCCGCCGGAgctggaagaaaacgaaacggatgAATGTACGCGAAAGGAAGATTGTTTAGTCTAATGTTTTTAAATGTTCAAACCTTAACACGCGAACACGCGGAGAATCCACGATTCGATTGGTGATATCCTGCAATCGGTGAATGAATAGCGAGCAATGAATCAATCGTAGCGTATATAGTCAATACTGTAGAGGTTCTCTCGGTAGGATGGCGTATCTatttatgaaatattcatGAAATGAAGCGAGTGATTGTTAAATGTGTTTACGGATCGATTTATTCGTCGTAAGGATAACGATAGACGCGATGTTGTGTAACACCTGTTGCCGAATAAATAAACTAATTGAATAAAGCTTTAAACTGCTTGAATCATTTCTGAATTCTTGCGCGATGGAAATTGAGTCACACGACTTACCTGTAAAGTgcatgtttattttttttttcaaatggaTCTAAAGTTATACTAACCGTTGTGATATTTGGTAGTATCCCCGTATCTACAACGAAAATCGATCTACAACTTATCGATCAAGATGAAATAATTAATGGTCTGGAGGtatgtaatttaattaaactttaatgcatttatttttattaaataattGTAACTGGACATCCAATATGCACCAAGTACGGTACCAAGAGACGCTAAACCAACTATAGCTATCGAATTGAATTCCGGTCAatgttctttttctctcctccatCCCCTGTCTTTCCGGCAAACAaaggcaaagcaaaacaatgcaTTCATGCTGAATTCCTATAGCCGTACATCGAGACCAAAGTTTGCCGTGACACATTTGTAATACGTCCTTTAAATGATCGATATAGGTAATGCAATTCAGCGAGAGACAGCTCATTAGAGAAACAGTAGCGGGAAAAAGGCACAGAACTTACAAACCTTTAGCCATAGCAAATGACATAAAGAAAACATGTAACAGGAAGAAGCATAATGTGTATAACGTGGATGTACGCAGCGTACGCAGGCGTACGTTTTCTACGATGATAAATACGAGCAGTAATGTATGTTCAGGGGGTGTGTTCTTCAGAGGCTTCACAGAACGTCGTTGATATTAGCGGTTAACGAAATCATGgctgtgtgctgctgatcTGCACTGTGGATGGCGTAACACCACACCTTCAAAAGACAAGGAGTCCAATTTCAGTACCGCACCGGAGCCCAGCAGCCCGTGGTTTCGTCGCGTCGGAAGTAATGGGGATTGTTGTTGCGGAAGACGGTGATCGCCGGAAATTGATTATCTTGTATGTAGCTAAGTGTGGCACGGACCTAAAACGCAAAGAGATGGTTAGTATCGTACGCGCAATTGACGAATTGACTGCATCTTCCCCTCATTCTAACTTACTTGCATGACAAAGTGTGGCGGTTCCACATCCGGACTGGTAGAAAGATGCTTCAGAATGAATTCGTCGCTTTGCGATAGCCACAGGTTAACACCGCGCAATGGATTATAGTTGAATGGACCGATCCGTAGCATGCCCACGGCAGAATCGTATATGTCTAGCACCTAAAATGATCCcaaaaagcgagaaatttAGACCTTTGCTTCAGCCGAACCAGAATAAATAGCCCATACCTGATGGCTTCCCGTGAAATGGCGAGCCATCCGCAGAGGCAGATCGGGACCCTTGTCGGGAAAGGTGGCTGGAAAGATTTGGCCAGTTTTGATGTTTACGCCGACACCATAAATGATCGGCCAGTTGACATCGTCGCGTGTGATCGTGTTCAGCTCACCGACGCACGATTGTGTTAGGTCTATTTCGAGCGGATGCTTATGGAAGGACTCTGCAATGAGATAATTCAGTAAAGTATTGATGAGGCAATTGGTTACTTGCTAGTATCAATCACCAACCGGGAGCCATTCGGCCTCGCtctatttgttttgctctaGACGGGACTCGCCTTTGAAATGAACAAACAGTCATCTATCCCCGAGACGCGATGTGGTCGGTTGATTGGTGTCAAttttttgatttaattatatTCTAATTGACCTTCCGTCCAGCGTGGCTACGGTGCTTGCTTGGCCAGCAGTAACCGCCACTTTACGTTCTGACAGTAAGTGGTTACGGTAGCCAgcatttgattgaattaagtGGCCATTCGTAGTCCGGGGTGGCTTCACCGCAGCATCGAGCAAGATCATTCATTCATACGAGATCTCCTCCCTTAGCACCAGCAACATTGACCAGCTGTACACTTCATGGCAGCGCCTTGTAAGTGCACTTGAAACAACGATTTTCTCGCTCAAAACATGACACTCATTCTTTTGGCCGGCCCGGGAAGGGTCTTGTGTTTTCTTCGGGTTTGCTCTGGGATTGTACCGGCATGTTCAATTGGGtgaattatttttcattcaattaaaggaagaaagaaatacGCTGGGCAGTATGGTTGAACGAGGATGAAAGTGTCGATTAATGGCCATGGATAAAAGGGAACACGAGGATACTCTCTTACGAGAAGGGTGATTAACACTTCTTTAAGAGCCTCGATAAGCAGCACCGGCGATGACCGGTCACAAGGGTGATGAATAGAGATGAATGGGGTTGGGGCTGTTGCCGACGCGACGTCGGCGAACCCGAACatgccggccagcagcagcagcagcagcagcagcagcagcagcagcagcatgccattTGATGCCGCTGGTGGTCACCATGCTCGTCGCACAAGTGTGGTGGTCTCCCGATGGTCAATTATAATTTACGAGATGTTACAATCActataattaaatttcatgcAGCACACACGCGAGGCTGCTTGGGCGACTGGACAGTGGGTCTCCTCAAAAGGGAATCGTCGTgccatgcgtgcgtgtgtgctggtTTGAAGAAGCGGATAAGATCGTGAACGATCCGAACGGAATGCCGGAGGATGATGAATGGGATTCGCAACTAGGAGTGTGCGCTGAGCGTAATGAATAACGTACCGGAGGACCAAGGCATTGCGTTACAACAACGGCTAACCTGCCAATAGCATGACTATTTGTCTGTTTACGTGTGGAATTACGAACTGGACACGCCTTCTAGAAGGATAGGCGATAGTTAGCTTATTAATTGATTTATAAGATGACACCATCCAGTGGGCGCAACTAGTCGTTGTCTTGACTACTCATACCGCGCATTAGGCTAATGTGTGTAATGGCACAGGCCAGCTGCAGGAAGGTGCGTTCAGTGCGTTGAAGTGCAAAAGCCTCTTGTTTCAAGATGGTTTGCAAAGCGATTAATTTAATCATAACTTGTGAAGCTGTGTACATTCATTACGCAATTAAttatattaattaaaaaaaatctaaatacCTGAATCATTTAAACCATAGTTACTTTTAGGATTGATTATCAATTATGTATTAAGTGGtcttttcaaatgttttatttaatcaGTATAATTTAGTAATATCTATCAGTGATATTAAAGGGAAGAAATAAATATTACTAACTCTTTTTTAAGTTTGGGAAATTTATGGAAATTGAACGATCTTGCGAAAACTGATGATAGGACTATGGTATTGGTGCAAACTACCccttaaaaattaaaatagaaCCAACAAAAATCCGTTATGAATGGAAAGAAGACATGTACAACACAAAAATCTTACTTTAGACATATCATAACAAAGATATCGAAAGAAAAGGCTGCTTCGAACTGTAAAAACCCAGAGATTATTTGTTTCCCGAAAATAATACCATCGCAATCACCGGTAAAAACCGGTAAGCCCTCTCTCCCCGTAATGAGCGGAACCGATAGTTTATTTTATCACACAAAAGACACACATGACCCACGAAACGGTagacaccaccatcggcacatGTTGGACACCCATTGGAGTTCGAATTACGCCACTAGCGAGGATGTGGTCAGTTAAGCACTGGGAACGGATACCGAACATAAAAAGGATCACCCTACCGGTGCGACGCAAGattcaaaatgtaaaaagaaaaagaatcctCCCAAAAACAGTAACTAATGGTGTTATCTAATCTTTCCCCATCATCAATTTTGATAACATCGTCCTCATCACCCGTCCCCCGAgtggttttgattttggtATCCCACAAAAGGCGACTGTACGTCGAGAGATAGTTATGGGAACCGTGCCGGACCTTTGTCTCATCATTAAAATTTGACCAAGCATTACGGAGGAGGAGATTGATTTTGTGGGCTGTGGCAGGGCGCGAGGAGAGGGTCGCTTTCGGGTGACCATAGGCGAGTCGGTCTATCCCTACTCGCTGTACTCACATCGTATCGCAAAAAGGGGGTTATGGGAGGATACATTGCTTTGGTATGGTCCATCTCTCCTCTTTTGCTTCCAACCAGAGACCGCCAGACGGCCAGACGGCGGTTGAGATGAAGGGTGAAATCTCTTCCGCAAAGATGCACCAACCGAGCACCTCTAACCGATGCATGTTTTCGCAAGCTTCATTTAGCCCCGGAGCCATTTCTCTTCTCCGGGAGGAAAGTTTCACGGTATCCATCGCGCTCTTGGATGGGGCCCGTCAGCATGTTTTATTtgttaataaattttcattgcTCGCTAATAAATCTTCGATTTTTTACCTTTACCTCctactccttccttctcttccatttcCCTGGAGTCCTCCTAGATTGCCGATGGCGGATGGGAAGGCACAAACCGAAACTGAACCATCCATTAAATGATCGAGTACAGCATGGTCCGATGCGATCCGGTGGAGCAGGTGCGAAATGGTAAGGAGCTAGCAGGGATGTGCCTTAGACAGATCACAAAAACGGCCCCGTAGCAGATATTGGCATTCAGCATTAGGACGCCTTACCAACTTGTAAAGGCTtcggtgtttctttttttttctccgctgTTGCAGAAACTAGCTAACCACATTTATGGTCATGTAGCCCTACTTCTCATAGTAGGCGATGGCCGGGCATGTGAGACGGGAGATGCGCGGTCGTGATGGCGAAGAAAGAATGATGATTGTGGCTTGGAAACATTCGTGGCGAAAGTAAGGCGTGTACCGTGCGCGCATGATGGCGGCTCGTAACGCGAAATGCCTCAACCAATATTCAAACCAAGAGTTCCGATTTCGCCATTTCTGCCAGCGGCACTTTGACTATCGCGCCGCGCTCGTAATGAACCATTGAGGAGGGAGCAAGTGAATCACACTTTTCGGAAGATCGAAGAGAAGATGATTCGCACTCGAGGGCACACCATAGGTTTGCAATAAAGTTTTACGGTCACCGTGCCTACACCCGTCAACCGAGTGCGCCCTCTGACCGGCCAAACGATAActctttagccgtggccacacggggcgaaaatttgcgcgcaaatttgcacattaatgccaaaatgttttcgcttcgtgtggcaggggtaaaaacccgaaaatttatgccgaaatgtcaaacgtattgttttcatctgtgttttggccgctgaagttgatttccgaataaattttgcagtttttaacgatattgttgctgttgctgttatatttatattaaaaatgcaaaaacaatacgaaaagaacctacattttcgtaaataaagcgttcgatagcgtcaagggttcagcgaaaaagtccgcggacgtataaaagtttgacagcgtgtaagggttaagcgaaaccgttttggcattaattttttcgtttgcgctagggttttcgccccgtgtggccacggcttttgcgCCGCTCGCGGCAATAGCGGCGTAATGAGAAAGagacgcgtcgtcgtcgtcgtcgtgatgtaAGATTTGGTCACGAAATAAATCACCCATCCCAGTGAGGTTTGAGCAACACCTTCGGTTTTCTATTAGTATGTTTGCATCGTGTCAAAAACGGGCGTTGGTTTAATATCATCGCTTCATTCGCACGGCAATCGTGACGATTCGCGAGATACTTACGCATAATGGTACCGAAGAGATCTTCGGCGTAGCCCTGCGGATCGCTGAAGCCACCGATCAGCTGCAGCTCGATACGTCCCTCCGGATAGCCGAAGGCGAGCTCCTGGACGCGGGTGACCATGGCCGAAACGGCTTCATCGGTGCCGCTTCCGTCGAGATGTGCTAACGCAATTGCGCCGGAACCTGCAATTGGAAGGAGTAGTGCGCAAATAATTATCGAATCATTCAAGCATTTAAAAACGATTTCTTTTCACTTGATTGGTATTGTGTTTACACCAAGCATTGATATAACTATcgttaattcaatttt
This sequence is a window from Anopheles darlingi chromosome 3, idAnoDarlMG_H_01, whole genome shotgun sequence. Protein-coding genes within it:
- the LOC125954324 gene encoding protein N-terminal asparagine amidohydrolase — its product is MVLVLNGIIQDERPINTHALFLEHPVYREMATQLLSIPTKTVGAPGLLYVCQREMAAVAPHDRNVNIIGSDDATTCIIVVVRHSGSGAIALAHLDGSGTDEAVSAMVTRVQELAFGYPEGRIELQLIGGFSDPQGYAEDLFGTIMQSFHKHPLEIDLTQSCVGELNTITRDDVNWPIIYGVGVNIKTGQIFPATFPDKGPDLPLRMARHFTGSHQVLDIYDSAVGMLRIGPFNYNPLRGVNLWLSQSDEFILKHLSTSPDVEPPHFVMQVRATLSYIQDNQFPAITVFRNNNPHYFRRDETTGCWAPVRY